In Aedes albopictus strain Foshan chromosome 3, AalbF5, whole genome shotgun sequence, the following are encoded in one genomic region:
- the LOC134284259 gene encoding uncharacterized protein LOC134284259, with amino-acid sequence MIIQDTWRSQVSWDEEVSDSIQTRWRKWIKLLEEVNKIRLPRPYFPGFSAADIGCVDLHIFTDASEEAYAATAYFRTVKNEKVYCTLVMAKAKVAPLKAVSVPRLELMGALLGARLAKTVCEYHTIPIRRRVLWTDSLATLAWIQSPHCRYRQFVAFRVGEILTKTEADEWRWVPTKHNVADEATKWGKGPSTEVKSRWFQGPEFLYFPEEKWPIRESTRPLVADEELRPSLVHHVMTTKDIIRWENFSKWERLLRAIAYVHRFVTNCRQQHNKQQLVAGCLTKEELQKAELSLWRVTQAIAYPDEIAVLKQRLSNPKKEIEKTSPVYKLSPYLDEQGVMRMDSRIGTAPFISYDFKFPVILPRNHPSTLLLINWYHRRYLHANNETVHNEIRQRFHVSNLRTVVRQVAKNCQVCKISKASPVTPKMAPLPDARLAATVRPFSYVGLDYFGPVQVKVGRSCVKRWIALFTCLTIRAVHLEIVHSLSTESCKMAVRRFVARRGSPVEIYSDNGTNFQGASRELRAEIEATSKQLQETFTNTNTKWLFNPPSAPHFGGSWERLVRSVKVALGALCPERNPTDETLITVIAEAESVVNSRPLTFIPLEHSAQEALTPNHFILLSSSGVVQPPKTIAESTKVTRTNWTMNRILVDRFWKRWVRNGPNGSMNPMR; translated from the coding sequence ATGATTATTCAAGATACCTGGCGCAGTCAAGTCAGTTGGGATGAGGAAGTTAGCGATTCTATACAGACTCGGTGGCGCAAGTGGATTAAGTTGCTGGAGGAGGTGAACAAAATCAGACTTCCTCGACCCTATTTCCCTGGATTCTCTGCTGCGGATATTGGGTGTGTCGATCTACATATCTTTACGGACGCCAGCGAAGAGGCATACGCTGCCACGGCCTACTTTCGTACCGTGAAGAACGAGAAGGTCTACTGCACATTGGTTATGGCTAAAGCGAAGGTAGCACCACTGAAGGCCGTATCGGTACCAAGATTGGAGCTAATGGGTGCACTTCTAGGAGCAAGACTGGCAAAAACGGTCTGCGAGTACCACACGATTCCCATTCGACGTCGAGTACTATGGACCGATTCGTTAGCGACGTTAGCCTGGATCCAGTCGCCGCATTGCCGATATCGACAATTCGTCGCCTTTCGAGTGGGAGAGATTCTGACCAAGACCGAAGCTGATGAGTGGAGATGGGTTCCTACAAAGCATAATGTGGCCGACGAAGCGACTAAATGGGGAAAAGGACCCAGCACCGAAGTCAAGTCCCGTTGGTTCCAAGGGCCTGAATTTCTATACTTTCCGGAAGAAAAATGGCCGATCAGAGAGTCAACGAGGCCACTAGTAGCAGACGAAGAACTGCGGCCGAGTCTGGTGCATCATGTAATGACCACCAAGGATATTATTCGATGGGAGAACTTCTCGAAATGGGAACGTCTTCTGAGAGCAATCGCTTACGTACATCGCTTTGTCACAAACTGTCGTCAACAACATAACAAGCAGCAATTGGTCGCTGGATGTTTGACTAAGGAGGAACTACAGAAGGCAGAACTCAGCCTGTGGCGTGTTACTCAAGCAATCGCATACCCTGACGAGATAGCAGTTCTGAAGCAAAGGCTTTCGAACCCCAAGAAAGAAATCGAGAAGACGAGTCCAGTCTACAAATTATCCCCGTACCTTGATGAGCAGGGTGTGATGCGTATGGATAGCCGCATCGGAACGGCTCCTTTTATCAGCTACGATTTCAAATTTCCTGTTATACTACCTCGTAATCATCCATCAACTTTGCTCCTGATCAACTGGTATCACCGACGGTATTTGCATGCTAATAACGAGACGGTTCACAACGAGATTCGCCAGCGCTTTCACGTTTCGAATCTACGCACAGTAGTGCGACAAGTAGCAAAGAATTGTCAAGTTTGCAAAATTTCCAAGGCATCACCAGTTACTCCCAAGATGGCTCCTCTACCAGATGCGCGTCTTGCTGCCACTGTTCGCCCGTTTTCCTACGTGGGGCTCGACTACTTCGGGCCAGTTCAAGTAAAAGTGGGACGCAGCTGCGTGAAGCGGTGGATTGCACTCTTCACGTGTCTGACGATCAGAGCCGTCCATTTGGAGATAGTTCATTCACTATCTACGGAGTCTTGCAAGATGGCAGTACGACGATTTGTAGCCCGCCGCGGATCCCCCGTAGAAATCTACTCCGATAACGGCACCAACTTTCAGGGAGCAAGCCGAGAATTGCGAGCAGAAATCGAAGCTACCAGTAAACAACTGCAGGAGACGTTCACCAATACGAACACCAAGTGGCTGTTTAATCCACCATCGGCGCCACACTTCGGGGGATCCTGGGAGCGTCTGGTGAGGTCGGTTAAAGTAGCGCTAGGAGCTCTTTGTCCCGAACGGAACCCAACTGATGAAACCTTGATAACCGTTATTGCTGAAGCTGAATCCGTGGTTAATTCACGCCCGCTAACGTTTATTCCTCTGGAACATTCAGCACAGGAAGCCCTAACACCAAACCACTTCATACTGCTGAGTTCTAGTGGGGTTGTCCAGCCTCCCAAAACGATAGCAGAGTCGACGAAGGTAACGCGAACGAATTGGACGATGAACCGGATTCTTGTTGATCGGTTTTGGAAACGCTGGGTGAGAAACGGACCAAATGGTTCGATGAATCCGATGCGGTGA
- the LOC134284260 gene encoding uncharacterized protein LOC134284260 — protein MPETDRNDCKVCRKSNNLDNMVFCPRCEEWFHYQCAGVNESVVDRSWVCGNCSILPPVDPPGQTSTPVSSIAIGPIPSSISQPASSVPSRISLPTIVPAPVDGQSILTEQARASLQWIQEQREILEREMEENYKQEMERKRLELKKLANEAMMRIIDTTKDGLANSLDDQPGAAAAGVSKVQNWMQQMVGEMKNLSVAQSFGRPEVPTTSVPMFDISSVPTTAGMNLSVFDPTSSSTLHGVPDRSAVAPTTTYPSVHLSSAAFIQSQLSNSVNPSPVPTSSVPPATMVPPQLASGAQSEFDTFGRLATTPRGLASRVPNISGLGVNTPTNVVTRGELVEKLPAQQRLDWALYKRQFVAVDLRAFATYMSTLVAAASEVTVLADTKHLRPAKVGSAKEKNFLNAHSVPEPAKKEVKEEYIPMVLCLACNGAGHKVKDCAVFKKWGPESRWKTVQDHHLCRTCLGKHGRRPCKSQACCGIEGCQQRHHQLLHTQFQKQQQPAESKPKNPSKGPVEGVNAHHTEEKSTLFRILPVRLFWKGKSVETFAFLDDGSSMTLVEQSIADRLGINDGESLPLCLTWTSDVNRQVPNSQRVSLKISGAGKEEQYALIDTRTVGNLKLPMQSLKYEDLARQYTHLRGLPIRSYDSVVPGILIGSNNAGLIASSKLREGQLGDPIGAKTRLGWTIYGYAVDREIAPNFSFHICECHEAHKTDQELHDLVKHHFSLENVGVSASQTPESDEDRRARRILEETTKRTSQGFETGLLWRTDSVDLPNSYPMAMRRLECFERRMNKDPDLQVSVQRQIKEYLENGYIHEATPHELESADPKKVWYLPLGVVKNPKKPNKIRLVWDAAAKVGGISLNTMLLKGPDMLIPLASVLCGFRQYSIAVSGDLKQMFHQFRIRPQDVHSQRFLYREHPSKPVTTFVMDVGSFGATCSPSQAQYIKNLNAKEHEAEFPEATDAIVKKHYVDDYLDSFDTEEKAIKVALDVKTVHARGGFEIRNWHSNSAALLDRVGNTKHQESKVINVGTENEAERVLGLIWMPNEDYLAFAADLKLDEVTPTKRNILRTDDY, from the exons ATGCCGGAAACAGACCGGAATGACTGTAAGGTATGCCGTAAGTCAAATAACCTGGACAACATGGTGTTCTGCCCGCGGTGTGAGGAGTGGTTTCACTACCAGTGCGCTGGAGTCAACGAATCCGTTGTGGATCGAAGCTGGGTATGTGGGAATTGTTCGATTCTGCCACCAGTCGACCCGCCGGGACAAACGAGTACTCCGGTGAGTAGTATAGCCATCGGGCCAATCCCGTCCTCCATTAGCCAACCCGCGAGCAGCGTGCCGTCCAGAATTTCATTGCCAACCATAGTTCCCGCCCCAGTGGATGGACAATCAATTCTTACCGAGCAGGCTAGGGCGAGCCTCCAGTGGATCCAGGAGCAGCGAGAGATATTAGAGCGAGAAATGGAGGAGAATTACAAGCAGGAAATGGAGCGAAAACGCCTGGAGTTAAAGAAGCTGGCAAATGAAGCGATGATGAGAATAATCGATACTACGAAGGATGGATTAgccaacagtttggatgaccagcCGGGGGCAGCGGCGGCAGGTGTCAGCAAAGTGCAGAACTGGATGCAACAAATGGTCGGCGAGATGAAGAACCTCTCGGTAGCCCAATCATTTGGAAGACCAGAGGTGCCAACGACGAGCGTGCCTATGTTCGACATCAGTTCTGTTCCGACAACCGCAGGGATGAATTTGAGTGTGTTTGATCCGACTTCGTCGTCAACGCTTCACGGAGTTCCGGACAGGTCGGCGGTTGCTCCTACGACAACGTATCCATCAGTTCATCTCAGTTCAGCAGCATTCATTCAGTCACAATTGAGTAACTCAGTGAATCCCTCTCCCGTTCCAACCTCTTCAGTTCCTCCAGCCACGATGGTACCGCCGCAATTAGCAAGTGGTGCACAGTCTGAGTTCGATACCTTCGGGAGACTGGCAACTACACCCAGAGGACTGGCTAGTCGAGTGCCAAATATATCCGGGTTGGGAGTCAACACTCCAACGAATGTAGtgaccaggggc GAATTAGTGGAGAAGCTTCCAGCTCAACAGCGCTTGGATTGGGCACTGTATAAACGCCAGTTTGTTGCAGTTGACCTACGCGCGTTTGCCACCTATATGTCTACATTGGTAGCGGCGGCCTCGGAAGTCACGGTGCTTGCGGACACCAAACATTTGCGACCAGCCAAAGTGGGTTCAGCGAAAGAGAAGAATTTTCTTAACGCGCATTCAGTACCCGAGCCAGCGAAGAAGGAAGTTAAGGAGGAATACATCCCGATGGTCCTGTGCTTGGCGTGCAACGGCGCTGGCCATAAGGTCAAGGACTGTGCCGTCTTCAAGAAGTGGGGGCCTGAGAGCCGATGGAAGACAGTTCAAGACCATCATCTGTGTCGGACGTGCTTGGGGAAACATGGGCGTCGTCCGTGCAAATCGCAGGCGTGCTGTGGCATCGAAGGCTGTCAGCAGCGGCATCACCAGCTGCTGCACACACAGTTTCAGAAACAGCAACAACCAGCCGAATCAAAACCAAAGAATCCAAGCAAAGGCCCTGTGGAAGGTGTGAACGCTCATCATACAGAGGAGAAATCGACGCTGTTTCGAATCCTTCCAGTAAGACTGTTCTGGAAAGGTAAATCGGTGGAGACGTTCGCTTTCCTGGATGATGGATCGTCCATGACGCTAGTGGAGCAATCGATTGCGGATCGCTTGGGAATCAACGATGGGGAATCTCTACCTCTGTGTTTAACTTGGACCAGTGACGTGAACCGGCAGGTACCGAACTCCCAACGAGTTTCGCTGAAAATCTCGGGTGCAGGGAAAGAGGAACAATATGCTTTGATCGATACCCGAACCGTTGGTAATTTGAAGCTCCCAATGCAATCGTTGAAATATGAGGACCTGGCACGGCAGTACACCCACTTACGGGGATTGCCAATCAGAAGCTACGACTCAGTTGTACCAGGTATTCTGATTGGGTCCAATAACGCTGGCCTTATTGCATCATCGAAGCTGCGTGAGGGTCAATTGGGTGATCCAATAGGAGCTAAGACGCGTCTAGGCTGGACCATCTATGGATATGCAGTCGACCGCGAGATAGCACCAAACTTCAGCTTCCATATCTGTGAGTGCCACGAGGCACATAAGACGGATCAAGAGCTTCACGACCTGGTCAAACATCATTTCTCTCTCGAAAATGTGGGAGTGTCAGCAAGCCAAACTCCTGAGTCCGATGAAGACAGGCGTGCTCGTCGAATTTTGGAGGAGACGACGAAACGAACTTCACAAGGCTTTGAAACGGGTTTGCTGTGGCGAACCGATTCAGTGGATCTCCCGAACAGTTACCCCATGGCGATGCGCCGTCTGGAATGCTTTGAACGGAGAATGAACAAGGACCCGGATTTGCAAGTCAGCGTGCAGCGTCAGATCAAAGAGTACCTGGAAAATGGTTACATCCATGAAGCAACACCACATGAACTTGAGTCGGCAGATCCAAAGAAGGTTTGGTATCTGCCATTAGGAGTCGTGAAAAATCCGAAGAAGCCGAATAAAATCCGACTTGTCTGGGATGCAGCGGCAAAGGTTGGAGGTATTTCCCTGAATACCATGCTTCTAAAGGGCCCAGACATGCTGATCCCTCTTGCTTCTGTACTTTGTGGGTTCCGACAGTACTCGATAGCGGTCTCAGGCGATCTTAAACAGATGTTTCACCAGTTTAGGATCCGACCTCAGGACGTACACAGCCAGCGGTTCCTTTATCGTGAACATCCATCCAAACCAGTGACAACATTTGTAATGGACGTAGGAAGCTTCGGTGCTACGTGCTCTCCCAGTCAAGCACAATACATTAAAAATCTTAATGCAAAGGAGCATGAAGCGGAGTTCCCGGAAGCTACAGACGCCATCGTCAAGAAGCACTACGTAGACGACTACCTTGATAGCTTCGACACAGAGGAAAAGGCAATCAAGGTGGCGTTAGATGTGAAGACTGTACACGCTCGCGGCGGATTCGAAATACGTAATTGGCATTCAAATTCTGCTGCGCTCCTCGATCGAGTCGGGAATACCAAGCACCAAGAATCGAAGGTGATCAACGTTGGAACTGAAAACGAGGCCGAGCGGGTTCTGGGCTTGATATGGATGCCGAATGAAGACTATTTAGCGTTCGCTGCTGATCTGAAGTTGGATGAAGTTACTCCCACGAAACGAAACATTCTACG GACGGATGattattag